A portion of the Streptomyces sp. NBC_01335 genome contains these proteins:
- a CDS encoding acyl-CoA dehydrogenase family protein, whose amino-acid sequence MQSTEHDRPKPPPFDPGDPIGIDDLLDPEDLAIRAAVRAWAADRVLPHIAQWYEQGELPVIRELARELGSLGALGMSLKGYGCAGASAVQYGLACLELEAADSGIRSLVSVQGSLAMYAIHRYGSEEQKERWLPAMAAGEVIGCFGLTEPDHGSDPAGMRTHAKRDGDDWILTGRKMWITNGSVAGVAVVWAQTDEGDAGRGVRGFVVPTDSPGFSAPEIRHKWSLRASVTSELVLDGVRLPADAVLPGVTGLRGPLSCLSHARYGIVWGAMGAARSSFEAAVDYARTREQFGRPIGGFQLTQAKLADMAVELHKGILLAHHLGRRMDAGSLRPEQVSFGKLNNVREAIEICRTSRTVLGANGISLEYPVMRHATNLESVLTYEGTVEMHQLVLGKALTGLDAFR is encoded by the coding sequence ATGCAGAGCACCGAGCACGACCGGCCGAAGCCGCCCCCGTTCGATCCGGGCGACCCGATCGGCATCGACGACCTCCTCGACCCCGAGGACCTCGCGATCCGCGCAGCGGTCCGCGCCTGGGCCGCCGACCGGGTGCTGCCGCACATCGCCCAGTGGTACGAACAGGGCGAGCTGCCCGTCATCCGCGAGCTGGCCCGCGAACTCGGTTCGCTCGGCGCACTGGGCATGTCCCTGAAGGGGTACGGCTGCGCGGGCGCCTCGGCCGTCCAGTACGGCCTCGCCTGCCTGGAGCTGGAAGCCGCCGACTCGGGGATCCGCTCACTCGTCTCCGTACAGGGCTCGCTCGCCATGTACGCGATCCACCGCTACGGCTCCGAGGAGCAGAAGGAGCGGTGGCTGCCCGCCATGGCGGCGGGCGAGGTCATCGGCTGCTTCGGGCTGACGGAGCCCGACCACGGCTCCGACCCCGCCGGGATGCGGACGCACGCGAAGCGCGACGGGGACGACTGGATCCTCACCGGCCGCAAGATGTGGATCACCAACGGTTCGGTCGCCGGGGTCGCCGTCGTCTGGGCGCAGACCGACGAGGGCGACGCGGGGCGGGGCGTCCGGGGATTCGTCGTGCCCACGGACAGCCCCGGATTCTCCGCGCCGGAGATCAGGCACAAGTGGTCGCTCCGCGCCTCCGTCACCAGCGAGCTGGTGCTCGACGGGGTGCGGCTGCCCGCCGACGCGGTGCTGCCGGGCGTGACGGGGCTGCGCGGGCCGCTCAGCTGTCTGAGCCACGCGCGGTACGGGATCGTCTGGGGCGCCATGGGCGCCGCGCGGTCGAGCTTCGAGGCTGCCGTCGACTACGCGCGGACCCGGGAACAGTTCGGCCGGCCCATCGGAGGCTTCCAGCTCACCCAGGCCAAGCTCGCGGACATGGCGGTGGAACTCCACAAGGGCATCCTGCTCGCCCACCATCTGGGCCGCCGGATGGACGCGGGCTCGCTCCGCCCGGAACAGGTCAGCTTCGGGAAACTCAACAACGTGCGGGAAGCGATCGAGATCTGCCGCACCTCACGCACCGTCCTCGGTGCCAACGGGATCTCGCTGGAGTACCCGGTGATGCGGCATGCGACGAACCTGGAGTCGGTGCTCACGTACGAGGGCACCGTCGAGATGCACCAGCTGGTGCTGGGCAAGGCGCTCACCGGCCTGGACGCCTTCCGGTAG
- a CDS encoding DUF5685 family protein → MFGIVRPCTHRLSEGLKAEWMAHLCGLCLALRADHGQFARIVTNYDGLIVSVLTEAQTGPVPAGRRTAGPCPLRAMRTAPVAVGEGAKLAAAVSLVLASAKVRDHVADRDGLLAHRPVAAAARRVAAGWDRAGARSGAALGFDTAVLLDAVDRQGGIEALAVTGTPLLVVTEPTETATAAAFAHTAVLAGRPGNAAPLAEAGRLFGRLAHLLDAVEDQRADAEAGAWNPLTATGTPLAEARRLCDDAVRGVRLALADAEFGDGKLVHVLLVHELRRAVDRAFATDSCGHRGAYGPPPGNPYAPGNPYAPGGPHAPGGPAEPPPEPPRPPRDRRGLIAGCLVWAGLACTCQMCCGTYDGPWSRERRQGLCNGMDCSDCCDGCDCCSNCCDGCGCCDCDCGCDC, encoded by the coding sequence GTGTTCGGAATCGTCAGGCCCTGTACGCACCGGCTGAGCGAAGGGCTCAAAGCCGAGTGGATGGCCCATCTCTGCGGGCTCTGCCTCGCTCTCCGCGCCGACCACGGACAGTTCGCCCGGATCGTGACGAACTATGACGGCTTGATCGTCTCGGTCCTGACGGAGGCTCAGACCGGACCGGTCCCGGCCGGACGGCGCACCGCCGGTCCGTGCCCGCTGCGCGCCATGCGGACCGCGCCCGTCGCCGTGGGCGAGGGGGCGAAGCTCGCCGCCGCCGTCTCCCTGGTGCTCGCCTCCGCCAAGGTGCGCGACCATGTCGCCGACCGGGACGGGCTGCTGGCGCACCGTCCGGTCGCCGCCGCCGCCCGCCGGGTCGCGGCGGGCTGGGACCGGGCCGGGGCCCGGAGCGGCGCGGCGCTCGGCTTCGACACCGCGGTCCTGCTGGACGCGGTGGACCGGCAGGGCGGGATCGAGGCGCTGGCCGTGACGGGCACTCCGCTGCTCGTCGTCACCGAACCCACCGAGACGGCCACCGCCGCCGCCTTCGCGCACACCGCCGTCCTCGCCGGGCGGCCGGGCAACGCGGCCCCGCTCGCGGAGGCGGGACGGCTCTTCGGGCGGCTGGCCCACCTCCTCGACGCGGTGGAGGACCAGCGGGCGGATGCCGAGGCGGGGGCGTGGAACCCGCTCACCGCCACCGGGACCCCGCTCGCCGAGGCCCGGCGGCTCTGCGACGACGCGGTGCGCGGGGTGCGTCTGGCGCTGGCCGACGCGGAGTTCGGCGACGGCAAGCTGGTGCACGTCCTGCTGGTGCACGAACTGCGCCGCGCGGTGGACCGCGCCTTCGCCACCGACTCCTGCGGGCACCGGGGGGCGTACGGGCCGCCTCCCGGCAACCCGTACGCCCCTGGCAATCCGTACGCCCCCGGTGGTCCGCACGCTCCCGGTGGTCCCGCGGAACCGCCGCCCGAGCCCCCGCGGCCGCCCCGCGACCGGCGCGGGCTCATCGCCGGCTGCCTGGTCTGGGCCGGGCTCGCCTGCACCTGCCAGATGTGCTGCGGCACCTACGACGGACCCTGGTCGCGCGAGCGGCGGCAGGGGCTCTGCAACGGCATGGACTGCAGCGACTGCTGTGACGGGTGCGACTGCTGCTCGAACTGCTGCGACGGATGCGGCTGTTGCGACTGCGACTGCGGTTGCGACTGCTGA
- a CDS encoding FAD/NAD(P)-binding protein, which translates to MTPAPTLVVIGAGPRGTGLIERIAANAAELYADRPLDIHLVDPHPAGGGRIWRHDQSPLLWMNSMAQDVTVFTDDTVRQEGPVRPGPALDAWAEEVRAGRITIDAEPAVLAEIHALTGQDFPTRRLQSTYLRWFYEESAAALPAGITVHEHPTRALRVTGPRDGRQRVWLEGRTEPLVADLVVLTVGHLDAELDDEQKELSAFALRHQLVHLPPDFTADTDLGALRPGEPVIVRGFGLAFVDLMVLLTEGRGGRHQDGVYHPSGREPVLYVGSRRGVPYHSKIGYGWEGERPPLPHHLGPEHIKELLAAPGPLDFRRDVWPLIARELAHAHYHRLFTAHPERTTTSWDAFRRSYEAAGPDGPERAEIVARSVPDPADRLDLDLLDRPLKGLALPDQDALQEALRDYITADLTRRHDPSHSSDLAVFFGLLSAYVQLVALGDTGDSWHGFFSYLASGPPGPRLEQLLALSRAGVVRFLGADMTVETDEEHGVFRAGSPTVPGAHTEARALVEARLPSPSLRHTSSPLLRGLYEDGASVTGNGLLQVSPQDGRIQDRDGTTHPRRFALGPFTTARASGAFTRPRTGGPAFSQNDATARTALAFLRALSERPVLAN; encoded by the coding sequence ATGACCCCCGCACCCACCCTCGTCGTCATCGGCGCCGGACCCCGCGGCACCGGACTGATCGAGCGCATCGCCGCCAACGCCGCCGAGCTGTACGCGGACCGGCCGCTGGACATCCACCTCGTGGACCCCCACCCGGCCGGCGGCGGGCGCATCTGGCGCCACGACCAGTCCCCGCTGCTCTGGATGAACTCCATGGCCCAGGACGTCACCGTCTTCACCGACGACACGGTGCGCCAGGAGGGCCCGGTCCGCCCGGGGCCCGCCCTGGACGCCTGGGCCGAGGAGGTCAGAGCGGGCCGCATCACCATCGACGCCGAACCCGCCGTCCTCGCGGAGATCCACGCCCTGACCGGCCAGGACTTCCCCACCCGCCGGCTCCAGAGCACCTATCTGCGCTGGTTCTACGAGGAGTCCGCCGCGGCCCTGCCCGCCGGGATCACCGTCCACGAGCACCCCACCCGCGCCCTGCGTGTCACCGGCCCGCGCGACGGCCGGCAGCGGGTCTGGCTCGAAGGGCGCACCGAACCTCTCGTGGCCGACCTCGTCGTCCTCACGGTCGGCCACCTGGACGCCGAACTCGACGACGAACAGAAGGAGTTGTCCGCCTTCGCGCTGCGCCACCAACTGGTGCACCTGCCGCCCGACTTCACCGCCGACACCGACCTCGGCGCGCTCCGCCCGGGTGAGCCCGTCATCGTCCGGGGCTTCGGGCTGGCCTTCGTGGACCTGATGGTGCTGCTCACCGAAGGCCGGGGCGGCCGGCACCAGGACGGCGTCTACCACCCGTCCGGGCGCGAACCCGTCCTGTACGTCGGGTCCCGGCGCGGCGTCCCGTACCACTCGAAGATCGGCTACGGCTGGGAGGGCGAGCGCCCGCCGCTCCCGCACCACCTCGGCCCCGAACACATCAAGGAACTCCTCGCGGCCCCGGGCCCGTTGGACTTCCGGCGTGACGTCTGGCCGCTCATCGCACGCGAACTCGCCCACGCCCACTACCACCGGCTCTTCACCGCGCACCCCGAGCGCACCACCACCTCCTGGGACGCGTTCCGGCGGAGCTACGAAGCCGCCGGGCCGGACGGCCCCGAACGCGCCGAGATCGTCGCCCGGTCCGTCCCCGACCCCGCCGACCGGCTCGACCTGGACCTGCTGGACCGGCCCCTCAAGGGGCTCGCCCTCCCTGACCAGGACGCCCTCCAGGAAGCCCTGCGCGACTACATCACCGCCGATCTGACGCGCCGTCACGACCCGTCCCACTCCTCGGATCTCGCCGTCTTCTTCGGGCTCCTCTCCGCCTACGTACAACTGGTCGCCCTCGGAGACACCGGCGACAGCTGGCACGGTTTCTTCAGCTACCTCGCCTCCGGCCCGCCCGGCCCCCGGCTCGAACAGCTTCTCGCGCTCTCCCGCGCGGGAGTCGTGCGCTTCCTCGGCGCCGACATGACCGTCGAGACCGACGAGGAACACGGCGTCTTCCGGGCCGGCAGCCCCACCGTCCCCGGCGCGCACACCGAGGCCCGGGCGCTCGTCGAGGCCCGCCTCCCGTCCCCCTCGCTGCGGCACACCAGCAGCCCGCTCCTGCGCGGACTGTACGAGGACGGGGCGTCGGTCACCGGCAACGGCCTCCTCCAGGTCTCCCCGCAGGACGGCCGGATACAGGACCGCGACGGCACCACCCACCCCCGTCGCTTCGCCCTGGGTCCCTTCACCACGGCCCGCGCGTCGGGGGCCTTCACCCGGCCGCGCACCGGAGGCCCCGCGTTCAGCCAGAACGACGCCACCGCCCGTACCGCACTCGCCTTCCTGCGCGCCCTCTCCGAACGCCCCGTCCTCGCGAACTGA
- a CDS encoding amino acid ABC transporter permease has translation MSAQTESLTPAPISSDTTSAADPPVPEGAGKDVVPRIVPVRRTGQWVAAAVVLVLLGLALVSVVRNKAFQWDVVAQYFTTDSVLRGLGLTLWLTAVVMVLGFALGTLLAVMRLSGNRVLQATSWGYVWLFRSTPILVQLLFWFNIGALYPTILGVNTVNLLGPVTVAVVGLTLHEAAYAAEVVRGGILSVERGQLEAAQSLGLGPWRRFRRIVLPQAMRSIVPPAGNMLIGALKGTSIVSIIAVQDLLYSVQLVYHRTYEIIPLLLVATIWYVVVTSLLSVGQHYVERYYARGTADAR, from the coding sequence ATGTCCGCGCAGACAGAATCCCTCACGCCCGCACCCATCTCCTCCGACACCACGTCCGCGGCGGACCCACCCGTCCCCGAGGGCGCCGGCAAGGACGTCGTACCCCGCATCGTCCCGGTGCGCCGCACGGGCCAGTGGGTGGCCGCCGCCGTCGTCCTCGTCCTCCTCGGCCTCGCGCTCGTCTCCGTCGTCCGCAACAAGGCCTTCCAATGGGACGTCGTCGCACAGTACTTCACCACCGACTCGGTGCTGCGCGGGCTCGGCCTCACCCTCTGGCTGACGGCCGTCGTCATGGTGCTCGGCTTCGCCCTGGGAACCCTGCTCGCGGTCATGCGCCTCTCGGGCAACCGCGTGCTCCAGGCGACCAGTTGGGGGTACGTCTGGCTCTTCCGGTCCACCCCGATCCTGGTCCAGCTGCTGTTCTGGTTCAACATCGGCGCCCTCTACCCCACGATCCTCGGCGTCAACACCGTGAATCTCCTGGGGCCGGTCACCGTCGCCGTCGTCGGGCTCACCCTGCACGAAGCCGCGTACGCCGCCGAGGTGGTGCGCGGAGGCATCCTCTCCGTGGAACGCGGGCAGCTGGAGGCCGCGCAGTCACTGGGCCTCGGCCCCTGGCGCAGGTTCCGCCGGATCGTGCTGCCCCAGGCGATGCGGTCCATCGTGCCGCCCGCCGGCAACATGCTGATCGGCGCCCTCAAGGGGACCTCGATCGTCAGCATCATCGCCGTGCAGGACCTGCTCTACTCCGTCCAGCTCGTGTACCACCGCACCTACGAGATCATCCCGTTGCTGCTGGTCGCCACCATCTGGTACGTCGTCGTCACCTCCCTTCTCAGCGTCGGCCAGCACTACGTCGAGCGCTACTACGCACGCGGAACGGCGGACGCCCGATGA
- a CDS encoding DUF1684 domain-containing protein, whose amino-acid sequence MSTNATQEWQSWHEGRTAAAAAPYGLLALAGTHWLADYPEGRIPAVPGEWREDGDDLVLGARAEDGLTVDGKPLTGEVRLRPDSGPVDDARVALGERRFVVLRREGLWAVRDFDPAAPNRHAFRSIEATPYDARWSLSGTFRRYEERTVRVKNADGVERGLQLAGEAAFVVDGTEHTLQAAVEPDGSLWIVFADATSGDSSFRFRFLRPAAPAADGSVTVDFNRALLPPCAFADHFICPFPPPGNTLPIAVPAGERKRLDG is encoded by the coding sequence ATGAGCACGAACGCGACGCAGGAGTGGCAGAGCTGGCACGAGGGGCGCACCGCCGCGGCTGCGGCGCCCTACGGACTGCTGGCGCTGGCCGGTACGCACTGGCTCGCCGATTACCCGGAAGGGCGAATTCCGGCCGTCCCGGGAGAGTGGCGCGAGGACGGTGACGATCTGGTGCTCGGCGCCCGGGCCGAGGACGGCCTGACCGTCGACGGCAAGCCGCTCACCGGGGAGGTACGCCTGCGTCCCGACAGCGGGCCGGTCGACGACGCCCGCGTGGCCCTCGGCGAACGGCGGTTCGTCGTGCTCCGCCGCGAGGGCCTCTGGGCGGTCCGTGACTTCGACCCGGCGGCGCCGAACCGGCACGCGTTCAGGTCGATCGAGGCGACGCCGTACGACGCGCGCTGGAGCCTGTCCGGCACCTTCCGCCGGTACGAGGAACGCACCGTCCGGGTGAAGAACGCCGACGGCGTCGAGCGCGGCCTCCAACTCGCGGGCGAGGCGGCGTTCGTCGTGGACGGAACCGAGCACACCCTCCAGGCCGCGGTCGAGCCGGACGGCTCGCTGTGGATCGTCTTCGCCGACGCGACCAGCGGTGACAGCAGCTTCCGGTTCCGCTTCCTGCGGCCCGCCGCCCCCGCGGCGGACGGCTCGGTGACGGTCGACTTCAACCGCGCCCTGCTGCCCCCGTGCGCCTTCGCCGACCACTTCATCTGCCCCTTCCCGCCGCCGGGCAACACCCTCCCGATCGCCGTCCCGGCGGGGGAGCGGAAGCGGCTCGACGGCTGA
- a CDS encoding ABC transporter substrate-binding protein — translation MPRTRHTVAFALITAATLALAGCGTGEPTTTQAAGTPAQDTPKDDVVSSVKKDDAAAALLPADVRSAGTLRIASTAGSPPSSFYEADGKTLSGADVDFSDAVARKLGLKLHREIASFEAILPALGSGKYDLGTGNFGVTEERRKTIDFVTYINDGQGFAVRNDSKLKEVTDLTQLCGLKVATGAGTTFEVTLEKNKSLCTAAGKKPYTVQTFADPTSIWIGLQQGRIDVVMSTINGLRYAVTQQKDVRFLNEFKRLDVGFAFKKGTPLAPAFQAAVNSLKADGTYDRILKKWGTSESAIETSQISPPEIG, via the coding sequence ATGCCCCGCACCCGGCACACCGTCGCCTTCGCCCTGATCACCGCCGCCACCCTCGCCCTCGCCGGGTGCGGAACGGGCGAGCCCACCACGACGCAGGCGGCCGGCACCCCCGCCCAGGACACCCCGAAGGACGACGTGGTGTCCTCCGTGAAGAAGGACGACGCGGCGGCGGCCCTGCTGCCCGCGGACGTCCGCTCGGCGGGCACGCTGAGAATCGCCAGTACGGCGGGCTCACCACCGAGTTCGTTCTACGAGGCGGACGGCAAGACGCTCTCCGGCGCGGACGTCGACTTCTCCGACGCGGTGGCCCGCAAACTCGGCCTGAAACTCCACCGCGAGATCGCCTCCTTCGAGGCGATCCTGCCGGCGCTCGGCAGCGGCAAGTACGACCTGGGCACCGGGAACTTCGGCGTCACCGAGGAGCGGCGCAAGACGATCGACTTCGTCACCTACATCAACGACGGCCAGGGCTTCGCCGTGCGCAACGACAGCAAGCTGAAGGAGGTCACCGACCTCACGCAGCTCTGCGGCCTGAAGGTCGCCACGGGGGCGGGGACCACCTTCGAGGTGACGCTGGAGAAGAACAAGAGCCTGTGCACCGCGGCGGGCAAGAAGCCCTACACCGTGCAGACCTTCGCCGACCCGACCTCCATCTGGATCGGGCTCCAGCAGGGCCGGATCGACGTGGTGATGTCGACCATCAACGGGCTGCGCTACGCGGTGACCCAGCAGAAGGACGTCCGCTTCCTCAACGAGTTCAAGCGGCTCGACGTCGGCTTCGCCTTCAAGAAGGGCACCCCGCTGGCCCCCGCCTTCCAGGCCGCGGTGAACAGCCTCAAGGCGGACGGCACCTACGACCGCATCCTGAAGAAGTGGGGCACCTCCGAGTCGGCGATCGAGACCTCGCAGATCTCGCCTCCCGAGATCGGTTGA
- a CDS encoding cell division protein SepF, whose amino-acid sequence MGSVRKASAWLGLVEDNDERYYDDEYSEGAETGTHGQAWVTDPRVQVASEAAEERERRIATVTPDSFRDARTIGELFRDGVPVILNLTAMDPADAKRVVDFAAGLIFGLRGSIDRVATRVFLLTPAHTHVVSGEASGRQTGGFFNQS is encoded by the coding sequence ATGGGATCGGTACGCAAGGCGAGCGCCTGGCTGGGCCTCGTGGAGGACAACGACGAGCGCTACTACGACGACGAGTACTCCGAAGGCGCCGAAACGGGCACGCACGGCCAGGCATGGGTGACCGACCCCCGGGTCCAGGTCGCCTCCGAGGCGGCCGAGGAGCGGGAGCGCCGCATCGCCACGGTGACCCCGGACAGCTTCCGGGACGCGCGCACCATCGGCGAGCTGTTCCGGGACGGCGTCCCGGTCATCCTGAACCTCACGGCCATGGACCCCGCCGACGCCAAGCGCGTGGTGGACTTCGCCGCCGGGCTGATCTTCGGCCTGCGCGGTTCGATCGACCGGGTCGCCACCCGCGTCTTCCTGCTGACCCCTGCCCACACCCACGTGGTCAGCGGCGAAGCCTCCGGCCGGCAGACCGGCGGCTTCTTCAACCAGAGCTGA
- a CDS encoding NtaA/DmoA family FMN-dependent monooxygenase (This protein belongs to a clade of FMN-dependent monooxygenases, within a broader family of flavin-dependent oxidoreductases, the luciferase-like monooxygenase (LMM) family, some of whose members use coenzyme F420 rather than FMN.) produces the protein MHLAAHFPGVNSTTVWSDPRSGSQIDFASFEHLARTAERGKFDFFFLAEGLRLREYDGRVHDLDVVGRPESLTVLNALAAVTDRLGLAATVNATFNEPYELARRFATLDHLSGGRAAWNVVTSSDAFTGENFRRGGFLDRADRYTRAAEFVATARELWDSWTPDGTPRPVAHRGQHFDISGEFTLPRSPQGHPVVIQAGDSDEGREFAASAADVIFTRHGTLEAGRTFYADVKGRLAAYGRGPDDLKIMPGVRAVVADTDEEAQEHAAGIRRLQVSPQNAILALEQVWGRDLSSYDPDGPFPAIDPEPDSEFAQGRVRIADPFAVAARWRALSEEKGLSIRETVIETTTRQSFVGSPETVAAEMTDFVDQRAADGFILVPHLTPGGLDDFVDRVVPLLQERGAFRSEYTGSTLRTHLGLAEPVWKG, from the coding sequence ATGCATCTGGCCGCCCACTTCCCGGGCGTCAACAGCACCACGGTCTGGTCGGACCCCCGGTCCGGCAGCCAGATCGACTTCGCCTCCTTCGAGCACCTGGCGAGGACCGCCGAGCGCGGCAAGTTCGACTTCTTCTTCCTCGCGGAAGGGCTCCGGCTGCGCGAGTACGACGGGCGTGTCCACGACCTGGACGTCGTCGGGCGGCCGGAGTCCCTCACCGTGCTGAACGCGCTCGCCGCCGTCACCGACCGGCTCGGGCTCGCCGCCACCGTCAACGCGACCTTCAACGAGCCGTACGAACTGGCCCGCCGGTTCGCCACTCTCGACCACCTCAGCGGCGGCCGCGCGGCGTGGAACGTGGTCACCTCCTCGGACGCCTTCACCGGCGAGAACTTCCGCCGGGGCGGCTTCCTCGACCGCGCCGACCGCTACACCCGGGCCGCCGAGTTCGTCGCCACCGCACGCGAACTGTGGGACTCCTGGACACCGGACGGGACGCCCCGGCCGGTCGCGCACCGGGGGCAGCACTTCGACATCTCCGGCGAGTTCACCCTCCCCCGGTCCCCGCAGGGGCATCCGGTCGTCATCCAGGCAGGGGACTCGGACGAGGGCCGTGAGTTCGCGGCCTCCGCCGCCGACGTGATCTTCACCCGGCACGGCACCCTGGAGGCCGGACGTACCTTCTACGCGGACGTCAAGGGGCGGCTGGCGGCGTACGGCCGGGGCCCCGACGACCTGAAGATCATGCCCGGGGTCAGGGCCGTGGTCGCCGACACCGACGAGGAGGCCCAGGAGCACGCCGCCGGGATCCGCCGCCTCCAGGTCTCCCCGCAGAACGCGATCCTCGCCCTCGAACAGGTCTGGGGCCGCGACCTGTCCTCGTACGATCCCGACGGACCGTTCCCCGCGATCGACCCGGAGCCGGACTCCGAGTTCGCGCAGGGCCGGGTCAGGATCGCCGACCCGTTCGCCGTGGCCGCGCGGTGGCGGGCGCTGTCGGAGGAGAAGGGGCTGTCCATCCGGGAGACCGTGATCGAGACCACCACCCGGCAGTCCTTCGTCGGCAGCCCGGAGACCGTCGCCGCCGAGATGACCGACTTCGTCGACCAGCGGGCGGCGGACGGCTTCATCCTCGTCCCGCACCTCACCCCCGGCGGCCTCGACGACTTCGTCGACCGGGTCGTCCCCCTCCTCCAGGAACGTGGTGCGTTCCGGTCCGAGTACACCGGTTCCACCCTGCGGACACACCTCGGGCTGGCCGAACCCGTATGGAAAGGTTGA
- a CDS encoding LLM class flavin-dependent oxidoreductase has protein sequence MTTGRPLHLAAEIGGPPRYEPDHYLGLARLAEGGALDYVTLGDSFARPGPDALSVLARIAPATDRIGLVPTVDTTHTEPFHVSSAVATLDWVSRGRAGWTADVSTTEAVARLFGRRAAAPAEALWREAGEAADAGARLWDSWEDDAEIRDTATGRFIDRDKVHHIDFEGEAFSVRGPAIVPRPPQGRPVTVIDGTTATARAVAARHADVVHVRATSPEQAAAARADVLRLAAAHGRPARELRVLVALAVDLGDAETAPEPGLASGPPLAGHGTYFRGGPVDLAELISQWYRAGAADGFHLTPITPARDLERIVNGTVALLQHRSLFRTFHPGHTLREHLGLARPASRYALARTAGEQR, from the coding sequence ATGACCACCGGCAGACCCCTCCACCTGGCCGCCGAGATCGGTGGCCCGCCCCGATACGAGCCGGACCACTACCTCGGCCTGGCACGGCTCGCCGAGGGCGGCGCCCTCGACTACGTGACCCTCGGCGACTCCTTCGCCAGGCCCGGGCCCGACGCGCTCTCCGTGCTCGCCCGGATCGCGCCCGCCACCGACCGGATCGGGCTCGTGCCGACCGTCGACACCACGCACACCGAGCCCTTCCACGTCTCGTCCGCCGTCGCCACCCTGGACTGGGTGAGCCGGGGCCGGGCCGGCTGGACGGCCGACGTCTCGACCACCGAGGCCGTGGCCCGGCTCTTCGGCCGCCGCGCCGCCGCGCCCGCCGAGGCCCTGTGGCGCGAGGCGGGCGAGGCCGCCGACGCGGGCGCCCGGCTCTGGGACAGCTGGGAGGACGACGCCGAGATCAGGGACACCGCCACCGGCCGGTTCATCGACCGGGACAAGGTGCACCACATCGACTTCGAGGGCGAGGCCTTCTCCGTACGGGGCCCCGCCATCGTGCCGAGGCCCCCGCAGGGCCGGCCCGTCACGGTGATCGACGGCACCACCGCCACCGCCCGGGCGGTCGCGGCCCGCCACGCGGACGTGGTGCACGTCCGGGCCACCTCGCCCGAACAGGCCGCCGCCGCCCGCGCGGACGTCCTCCGGCTCGCCGCCGCGCACGGCCGCCCGGCGCGCGAGCTGCGGGTGCTGGTCGCGCTCGCGGTCGACCTCGGCGACGCGGAGACCGCCCCCGAGCCCGGGCTGGCGAGCGGGCCGCCGCTGGCCGGCCACGGCACCTACTTCCGGGGCGGGCCGGTGGACCTCGCCGAGCTCATCTCCCAGTGGTACCGGGCGGGCGCGGCGGACGGGTTCCACCTCACCCCCATCACCCCGGCCCGCGACCTCGAAAGGATCGTCAACGGCACCGTGGCCCTCCTCCAGCACCGCAGCCTCTTCCGCACCTTCCACCCCGGCCACACCCTCCGCGAGCACCTCGGGCTCGCCCGCCCCGCCAGCCGCTACGCGCTCGCCCGGACCGCGGGGGAGCAGCGATGA
- a CDS encoding amino acid ABC transporter ATP-binding protein → MVEIRSLHKSFGSTDVLRGIDLTVRPGEVTVVLGPSGSGKSTLLRTINHLEKADQGWITVDGELIGYRRDGDKLYELREREVLRRRTRIGFVFQSFHLFPHLTVVENIIEAPVSALRRPRDEAIAAAERLLERVGLADKAQAYPRQLSGGQQQRVAIARALALEPKLLLFDEPTSALDPELVGEVLDVIKDLAEQGTTMIVVTHEIGFAREVADTVVFMDEGRIVEQGPPSEVLDRPAQERTRAFLSKVL, encoded by the coding sequence ATGGTCGAGATCCGCTCCCTGCACAAGAGCTTCGGCTCGACCGACGTGCTGCGCGGCATCGACCTCACCGTCCGGCCCGGCGAGGTGACCGTCGTCCTCGGCCCCTCCGGCTCCGGCAAGTCCACCCTGCTGCGCACCATCAACCACCTGGAGAAGGCCGACCAGGGCTGGATCACCGTGGACGGCGAGCTCATCGGCTACCGCAGGGACGGCGACAAGCTGTACGAACTGCGCGAGCGCGAGGTGCTGCGCCGGCGGACCCGGATCGGCTTCGTCTTCCAGAGCTTCCACCTCTTCCCGCACCTCACGGTGGTGGAGAACATCATCGAGGCGCCCGTCTCCGCGCTGCGCCGCCCCCGGGACGAGGCGATCGCAGCGGCCGAGCGGCTGCTGGAGCGGGTGGGCCTGGCCGACAAGGCGCAGGCGTACCCGCGGCAGCTCTCCGGTGGGCAGCAGCAGCGGGTCGCCATCGCGCGCGCCCTCGCGCTGGAGCCGAAGCTGCTCCTCTTCGACGAGCCGACCTCCGCGCTCGACCCCGAACTCGTCGGCGAAGTCCTCGACGTGATCAAGGACTTGGCCGAGCAGGGCACCACCATGATCGTGGTGACCCACGAGATCGGCTTCGCCCGCGAGGTGGCTGACACCGTCGTCTTCATGGACGAGGGACGCATCGTCGAGCAGGGCCCGCCCTCCGAGGTGCTCGACCGTCCCGCGCAGGAACGCACCCGCGCCTTCCTCTCCAAGGTCCTGTAG